Part of the Drosophila pseudoobscura strain MV-25-SWS-2005 chromosome 2, UCI_Dpse_MV25, whole genome shotgun sequence genome, GGGGGAGCAGTCACAACAAATGGCTTTGTCTATGACAAGCGACAACAATGGTGCCCCAATAgcatatgaaaatattttataactAATTCAAATTGGGAGCTCATTTGTAAATTTTATGCGAATTAAATTCAAGTTCAAGCCGTGCCCGGGTCACGTATGGGCTGTAGTTGTTGGGCTCGTATTTGGACTTGGCTTTTGTCTCGGGTGTCTTGCCAGCCcacaaatttgcatttcaaaatTGAACGACATTAACATGGATAATCGGagcagcagacacacacaaaaccagagcagagccacagccatcGTCAGAGCTGgctggccagagccagtgtTTGCAAAAATCTTTTATAAGttcataaaaagaaaaacgaatgcaaaaaattaaataaaacataaaatcaTAAAGAGAGCCGAGAGACGCTGCCGAGAAGTCAGCTTACTTTCGAACATCTCTTGTTGTTTGTGTCGTATATAAGGATGGTTTTGTTGCTGTGACTAAACTATAACCAAACAGAGCTTCGAACGGTGAAAATCAGCCGCGGCAGGCCGCCATCCATAGCACACTTCGAAGATCCTCTCAGCATGCGCACCCTGATGGTATGTAGGAATAGGATGAAAGCGATGCTATCTGATAACCAGAAAATAACCGTGTCTATCCACAGTCCATCTCGCTGCTCTTCAGCATTAGCAATGCCCTGAACAACGCCTACCTTCCGGCCAACAGTGACTACGCCCCGAAGCGCCCTACGGCCACGGAATACTTCACCTACGCAGCTCCGCCGGACGAGGATCAGGCAGCGCCCTGGCAGGCAGCCCGCCAGTTGGCCAAGGCCCTGGTGCCGCCCCAGCAGGTCGTCTTCATCCGCACCCCGGAGACCAATCTCTTCACGCTGACGGCCAAGCAGCTGGCTTCCCAGAATCCACTGGATATTTATGTGCTGCAGCGCCAAGCGGACACCGCAGCCCTGGCTCAACAGCAAGCCGCCATCCAACAGCAGGCGGAGCACAAGCCCTCGGTGCACTTTGTCAAGTACCGAACTCCCGCAGATGTCACCCGGGCTCTGGCCAGCCTGAGGAGCGGCTACGATCAGCTGCCCGGCAACAGTATTAGCCACGCCATCGAGACTGCCGACGTCTTCGAGGTGAAGCCCCAGCTGCAGCCTTTGGGTCAGCCTGTGATACCCCAGACTGTCCGACCACCTGTCCCCCAGACAATCCGCCAGCCGGAGCCTGTCATTTTCAAGATCCTGCCGAAAGGCGGCTCTGACTATGAAGTGCACGAGGAGGCCACAGAGCTGGAGATGGCCCGGCTGCAGGCCTTGTTCCGGGAATACCTGCCGCCAGGAAAGCACCGCTAGGTTGTAAGTAGAAAAGGGCCTCTGCCAAAGACTgtataaaaactaaattaaattataattgtaATTAGTAAATAAAGACAAAGTTTTGTGGCGTTTGAATTACTAAATTTCTGGGAAATTTCTCCCGTTGCTTTATGGAAATTATGCGGATAATTGTTTCGCGCCAAAAAACAACGCAACAACGCCCATAAATTACTCAATGTATTTCCAGGATTCGCTGTGCTGTCTTTGCATTACTtgacaaacaaatttaattgaaatttcaatcaaaaaacaTTTAGTTGTAGCCAAGGCCGTGAAAGGATGGAAAGCTGGCCAAGACGGCGACGCCGCCGATGTTTATCTATGTATAGCTCTTATAGCTATTATGAATAATTAATTACACAGCACGGCACGGCCTCAGACCGTAACATTTTACTTTTGAGTTCTCCCAGGGCCCGGCCACACACACTTCGTGGATTACGAGTATCTTCAACGTATCTCTTAGATAATCATTAAGGTGTTGGTATCCAACTCCTCTTTGCTTCCAACCATGCAAATGTTTTCTTGAGCAAATgtcgccgttgctgttgctgttgcttgtcgttggaaaactttttaatgagCTACACTTGGAGTTTTCCCGCAGCTCGCCCTCGCCCCTCCCCACATGAGCCCCAAACGCTATCGCATCCGCTGCCCCAAACTTCTGTGTCGCCACGGACTTTACAACAGGCGCTGCTTTAAGAATGTTTCAACTAAATTACGACAAGATGCAGGAGGAACAGCAGGAAGTGGAATAGGGAAGTGGGAGTGGAGCAGGAGGACACTGAGGCTGACATCATTTCGCTTTGCAAATTGTTTTAGTGTCAAAGGTCAAACACACACTTCCACCTCCATTGCCATATGACACGGTGAAGTGCAGCCGTAAAAAAGGCGCCTTGCCACTGCAAATCTGTTGAGCAAGTTTTAGTTTAAGCATTTTCGAGCAACATAgtggacggggacggggacggtgACGGGGACGGTGACGGGAGCGGGGGAGTAGGAGCGTCGCTCGTTAGCGGTGCCTGCCAAAAAGTTTGCCAGTCACGTCAAAGCTGCCGGTCTCACATTCTGCTCTAGAGGAGCTGAGGAGAATGAGGAGGAAACTCCTCTCTTCGTGTTGTATCCAGCAGGCTGGAGCAGGCTGcacggagccagagccatagccaaagCGAGAACTGCTTTAATCCTGGCCAGAGGCAGCGGCTGCCAGGACGACTCATGACTGGCTGCAATTTCGGGACAGGTGTATCCAAGGTCCAAGTCTTGGATCGGATtcactccagcagcaacagcagcagcagctgccaagTTTGCGTGTTTTTCAATCTTTTCTCCGTTTTTGCGGAACGCCATACCCATCCCATCCACAAATTAGGCGGATTTTGGCGCTGGTTTTGCTCTTGTTATTTTCACCCGAGGCATCCAACTTTGCGAGGCAATCGCCTCTAGGAAGGGGCAGAGGGATAATAACCAGCATGAGTAGCTGAAAGTTTAGTGATTCACTTTCCCCCGAATGCGATATATTCTATCATAGAAAATAGTTCAAGTGGGAGCTTGGGGAGCAGGGAACTTTGTATTCAAATCAATATTCAATCAACCAATCCCTGCTTATCAGAGTACATTAAAAACTTTGGCTTTGACGTTGTCGGGTAGTCAGGGAATGACTTGTCAGGGGAAATTGTAATTATGAATTTGAGAATTCATTCCCGTATCtctttgtatctctgtgtcTTCAGAACAGGCCTCGGCCCACGCAGCTGTTgataaaaaatgttaaattctTATTTTGCTCGACCATCAAACGATGCCAAAAAGTTTAAATTAGTTAAAGAACTTCATTAACTGAACCGTCGAAAGAGATTGACGTCCGcggccaacagccaacagccagccGGCAGATAGCAGCCAGCAGCGAGCAGCGAGCAAGCACAGCGAAAAACCCAAGTTgtggaaaattatgaaaattataattacCGGCTTAAGACGGGTCGGCTGGCAAGTGCCTGAGCCTCGGCCTGGACCCAAAGACTcaaagccaacagccaacTTCCAGATATTATCGGCAAAGCCAGTAGCTGTTTATTTTCCACGGCATTTCAACacagtggcagctgctgtgATGCTCCCTCTGTGATGCTGCTGTGGAGCATCGACTGAGAGTCTGTTTTATGGCCTGTCGCAGCCAACACAAATCAATTAGAtaatgtggcagtggcagtggcggtggcagcagcagcagcattcgcAATCGCGATCGGTCCATGCATATTTATAGATGTCGCAGAGTgcatttaaatcaaaaataggCAAGTCAGACGATCATGGATCAGGTCTAGGCCTAAGCCAGGGAAGACGCATGCATATTTAAACGGTCGAGGCATTTTAATGACTATCgaatggcatcgaaatcaacgGCAAGGTCACACCGAAACCAGGCGATCCCCTCATTTTGTGTTGTGGGAGGGGGATGAGTGTCAAACGTCCCAATGCATCgatttctctccctctctcaatGTTTCGTTTGTGGCTATAAAAGCGAGACTTTGTTGAACTTTGAGCATTAGTTCCTCTTGTCACCTCCAAGACCAAGCCACCAGCCCAGCCACAATGCGCGTCTTCATTGTAAGTCAGCCATCCATTGATTGGGGAAAAGTATCACCTATAACCACTCgccaccttcccacagcttCTCTGCCTTTTTGCAGCCAGCTGCAGTGCCGATAAGCTGGGGTACAACTACCAGCCCGTGGCCCATGCAGATGAGGGCCTCTCCTTCCTCCCGGGCAGCGGACAGATACCCGTCgagatccagcagcagctgcagcaggtgCAGAGCGGAGAGGCAGTGCTCTCACAGCCCATCGAGGCCCCCATCATTCCCCAGGCTGTGCCTCTGGTCGAGGAGTTCCAGAAGGAGTTCTACAGCTACGCGGCGCCCGAGGAGCAGTTCGATGAGGGTGTAAACAACCAGCAGATCGCCAGTTCGCTGAAGAAGAACCTGCGCGTCGTATTCATCCGGACACCCGAGAACCAGGGCTTCGAGCGTGCCGCCCTGCAGTTGGCCAAGCAGTCAGCCCAACAGGAGACTGCCATCTATGTGCTGAGCAAACAGGCTGACGTTGCCAACCTGGCCAAGCAGCTGAATGCCCTTAAGTCGACTTCCAGCAACAAGCCCGAGGTGCACTTTGTCAAGTACCGCACTCCCGAGGATGCGGCCAACGCCCAGCTTGCCATCCAGAACCAGTACAACCAGCTGCCAGGCGTGTCCCGCATCTCCAATGAGGGTCGAGCTCCAGTGTTGAACTTTGCCTCGCCAGCGTCCCAGTCGATCCCCGCCAGTGTATCGCGCTCTCCCAGCTCTGAGTACCTGCCCGCCAATGTGGTGGCTGGCCAGGATTATCTGCCACCTACTCTGCGTCGCTTCCGCGTCAAGTAAGCACCGAATACGAATAGAGGTCCACCACGGTAACGTTTCCTAAACGACCACATCGAAAATTACTTCCCCCATCATATTGCAACAAATTAGCTTTTAAGTATCCATACGAGTGTCTAGGAATAAAATTTGTTAACTGACGAATTTCCGATGTgaactccctctctctgccctGAACAGTCTGCAGCTGAACAACACATTCGGTGGCGCCTAATTGTTCGAATCTTTGTGGGGATGGCAAATTTCCACACAGTGGGGACGTGGACGGATGCGGACGGGGACGTGGACCATTCTTCGCCCTTTTTCGTTCCTTTTATGTGTGATTTGTTTTGCGAGGCAAATCCCAGCCCACGGCAATGGAAACGAGTATGGTCATGGCGAGGGcgatggcagtggcagttgccgTAGCATTGGCGTGCGGCTGTGTATTCGAGCGTTGTCCCTTCACATTAAATCCTTGAAATAATAGCCTGGATAAAGCGCCTGGCATGTCATAAAGTCCAGCAACAAGTTGAGCCACCCCCAACAGAAGGCTCTCATGGAAAACGAGCCCACGCAATCATAGATTCCACCCTTCCCACCCTCCGGTCTCATATGCACAACGGCTTTATCCCATCCGCCATTTGTAATTGGAGTTATTAGAATCGAAATGAAGTGGTTGCACAATGGCCCGGTCTAGGCCCGGTTCTCATTCAACCCTTTTCGGGCTGGTCCGTTGGTTGGGTTGGGCGGCTATCGTTTTGAGGCCATTGCCAGTTATGGTCCGTGTAAGTGGCAACGTCCTGTTGCAGGTGGaatctggctgctggctgctgggtcTGCTGAtttgctctgttctgttctgccaGCTGACACTCATCGGCTATGAttgtgtatctctgtgtgagTGTAGATGAGTGTACATAAGAGCGTGGCGGTGAGTGGGTGTGTGCCTTGATGGCTTCCTGCTTCCGTGGAAAGCAAACTCATCATGTGAAATGCCACCATGTGCCCCAAACCCCCGAACCCACAG contains:
- the TwdlD gene encoding uncharacterized protein TwdlD, producing MRVFILLCLFAASCSADKLGYNYQPVAHADEGLSFLPGSGQIPVEIQQQLQQVQSGEAVLSQPIEAPIIPQAVPLVEEFQKEFYSYAAPEEQFDEGVNNQQIASSLKKNLRVVFIRTPENQGFERAALQLAKQSAQQETAIYVLSKQADVANLAKQLNALKSTSSNKPEVHFVKYRTPEDAANAQLAIQNQYNQLPGVSRISNEGRAPVLNFASPASQSIPASVSRSPSSEYLPANVVAGQDYLPPTLRRFRVK
- the TwdlS gene encoding uncharacterized protein TwdlS — protein: MRTLMSISLLFSISNALNNAYLPANSDYAPKRPTATEYFTYAAPPDEDQAAPWQAARQLAKALVPPQQVVFIRTPETNLFTLTAKQLASQNPLDIYVLQRQADTAALAQQQAAIQQQAEHKPSVHFVKYRTPADVTRALASLRSGYDQLPGNSISHAIETADVFEVKPQLQPLGQPVIPQTVRPPVPQTIRQPEPVIFKILPKGGSDYEVHEEATELEMARLQALFREYLPPGKHR